The sequence TACCAAGGGGTGGAAATGCCATTAGATATTGGAGAGAAATAAAGGACATATGCCTGGAAGCTGCAGCTGCTAAAGCTGGGCAAGGTGCAAACTGATAAggcagctgaaaatgtttttactaGGTCCATCCTTATGATATACaatttatgtttatgtgttcACAGATGtggaaattaggctttcttgtctaTGTGTAGTGCATCAAGATGACTTGCAAGAAGATTTATTGTTTGCCTTAACATCACGATAgggaaaatatttaaagcaaCTGAAATTATGAACTAAAGCTTTGAATTTGGTTTTTGTGCTTAGACCAATGGCCTTCTGCGGTGAGAAGCCACTTATCTGGCTTGACTGCAGAGAAGCTGAACACAATACTGTGAGGCCACCACTTTTACATTCCTCATAAAATGGTGGCCAGTAAAAACAATCACTGGAACAAATTAAGGTTATTTTGAAGTTATTAAAgcaataattaattttaatacCCAAATCTGTCTCAAGGTGGAGAATGAAATCCTGGACTTGAAACAGAGCTTAGTCAAAGATTTGGTCTTGATGTGGTCATATCTTTGAACCACATTACCTGGACAGTTTTGTGGGCTGTGGAAATAAGCCAGGGGTTTGAAACCAGTATCTTAATTATTGTGCCACTGTGCTGGCACACATACTGAGTGACCACTCTTCTGTACCAAGGACAGTGCTTGTGTTAACCACTGTTCATAATAGTATTATTTTTATCCATTCCAGATTGCCAATCTTGGTAGCTGAGGATTGGTCTGCCAGGAACTCCTCCTgcaggaggatgggcccatgtcaccttttcgggctgtgcccgacCGGGCCCCATGGACAAAGGCCTAGCCACCAGACGCTTGCCCTTGGGCTCAGGCCTAGCTCCAGggcgactcagacgccagcaaggtggaggtggagtactggtttgggctggtatcatcaaagatgagcttgtggggccttttcgggttgaggatggagtcaagctcaactcccagtcctactgccagtttctggaagacactttcttcaagcagtggtacaggaagaagtctgcatcattcaagaaaaacatgattttcatgcaggacaatgctccatcacacgcgtccaagtactccacagcgtggctggcaagaaagggtataaaagaagaacaactaatgacatggcctccttgttcacctgatctgaaccccattgagaacctgtggtccatcatcaaatgtgagatttacaaggagggaaaacagtacacctctctgaacagtgtctgggaggctgtggttgctgctgcacgcaatgttgatggtgaacagatcaaaacactgacagaatccatggatggcaggcttttgagtgtccttgcaaagaaaggtggctatattggtcgctgatttgtttttgttttgtttgtgaatgtcagaaatgtatatttgtgaatgtggagatgttatattggtttcactggtaaaaataaataattgaaatgggtatatatttgttttttgttaagttgcctaataattatgcacagtaatagtcacctgcacacacagatatccccctaaaatagctaaaactaaaaacaaactaaaaactacttccaaaaacattcatctttgatattaatgagttttttgggttcattgagaacatggttgttgttcaataataaaattattcctcaaaaatacaacttgcctaataattctgcactccctgtacatttGGGTGTGAATAGTAGAAACTTGTGAAGAGGCTGAAGCTTCTGAGTTGCTGCTGCAAATATCTGTAGATCTCTTGGCTGCACAGTTCTGTAATCAAGGGGAAGTTGAAAAGCTCAGTGGGCAAGACTGTTCAGAAGGAGGAATTGAGCAACAGAATCATTGGGGAAGGCAGTCCAGAAGTGAAAAAGAATTGAGAGGTGTGCGAAATGGCTAAAACTATGTGGAAGCAGAATTTACAGGAGGCAGGGCAGAGTGGCAAGGCAGTTCTGTAGGATTCACAAGCTGGCCTACAGACACTCAAAGCAACAGGCACAAATGGTGCAAATCATGGAAAACATCATTAGATTGTTTAATCATTTTACAATCAGTCCAGTTTCactattaatttttaaattccattgaacatatttatttaatctaacATTGCACTGCAGCAGATAacatacagtggtgtgaaaaaatatttgcccccatcctgatttcttattttttgtatgtttgtcacaccttaaatgttttaaatcatcaaataaatgcaaatattcGGCAACGATAACACAggtgaacacaaagcgcagtttctttaatgaagGTGTTCAGTATCTGGAGTTGactctggacaggttgccagtctgacGCAGCTAGAATCGCCATCTACCCAGAGGTAATTGGAGAGAGCatgatttgaacccaggatctcCTTGTGCTGTACCACTATGTTGGCTATAATCTACAAACCACGTTTTGCATTTTAGACTTTGATTGGAATGCTCACCAAGGCTAGTGCTTATTTACTCCAAATTTTGACCCTAGCGTCTAAATGTGGGACCAGCTTAATTAATGTGGTTTGTTGAGCCTGTCCAAATTGAAGTTCACTGTTCTTAGATGACTGAAGTGGCACCTAGTGTGGACTTTTATGACTCATCTGCTTAAAGGTTTGATGTGTTATGCATTCACAGATGCTTTTctacataccttggttgtaacaagtcaTTATTTCAGTAACTTTTGCCTTCCCATCAGCTTGATGCAGTCtgtccattctcctctgacctcttgcaccaacaaggcattttcGCTCAGACTGCAGCctgctggatattttctctttttcagaccattttctgtaaaccctaCAGATGACTGTgcgggaaaatcccagtagatcaacaatttgtgaaatactcagccctctggcaccaacaaccatgccatgttcaaagtcacttaaatcccctttcttcctcattttgatgctcagtttgcacttcagcaggttgtctctaaatgcactgagttgctgccatgtgatagGCTGATTAGTtatttgtgttaacaagcagGTAAACAGACGTGGCTTGTGAGTGTATGTGATACACTTGATTCTGTATGTGACAACATgagtgtagaaaaaaaaattctactgaATTTTATGTCTGTAAAGTCCTTTCATGATTCATACATTGTTATAATAAATGTATCAATGCAATTATCAGTTTTACTTAAGAAGTTAATTTGTTTAAATTGCTTACATGTTTAAATGATTACATTATAGTTGACTACTAAATATCATAAAcgtaaaagtataaaaatatgaaaatgtacaaaatattcaCATGATATAAATCTGCTATAAGGTAGGTTAAATAAGTCTACAAAATAACTTCTTTTGATTTTAAAtcatgatgaaatgtttctgacaTTAAGATCTCCCCAAACTTCGATTTATTACATTCTGTTATCCATATGAAGGAATTTATATGAATTTTGTGTTCAGCAgcttaaattaaatgtttattaagatgGCAAATATAGACTATTTCTTCTCAagcttgtacagctgctgtttcatTCTCTGGGTTATGGAGGACGATTAATGACTTGATAAAATTCATGAAATTTTCAGAGCAGACTAAACAGAAGGCAAATGACAAATCTCTGGATTACATTTGatctagaaagaaaaaaaacggacatttcttttctttaaacaacCTTCCCTATTCCTATTGGATAACAgaacatctccccccctccccggCGCTTCTGCGTGGACTCTTGGAGCACCCTGCAGACGCTTTAACTGATCCTGATTCACCTTCAGTTTGAGGTCTGTGGATCAAAAAGGAGCAGACCGCGTATCTCTCTTGGACAGCGTGTCGGAGATGCTAAATCAAACGGTTTGGGAAATCGCAGACTTCTAAACGGACCAACTTTCTGAGAGACTTGAATAATCAGTGCATCAGCAGGAAAAGTGTGGAGAGGGGAGAGGTGAGGATACAGAGGGGAGGGGGGCTGTACTTTAAAAGTTAATTAACATTAGCAAAAAAGTGTAgctgtgctacatttttttttctttataaggGTCTGCTACCTAGCCAGCAAAATTTCACCTAAAAGCAGACAACAGGATCGTCCTGCGCTGACGCGGCTGGTCGGCAGGAAGCGGCTGGTGGCGGCGGGGGTCCTGGGGGTCGTTATGGTACTGGTTTTGGTCATTCTCATCCCTGTTCTAGTCAGCTCAGCGGGGACAGCTGCACACTACGAGATGCTCGGTACTTGTAGGATGGTGTGTGACCCATACGGCACCAAATCTCCAACCAGCACTGCCACAGCCGATACCGTGCGCGACAACAGCTTAATGCAGTCTTTACCCACTTTTATCCAAGGTCCGAAAGGAGAACCGGGCCGTCCGGGTAAGGTAGGGCCAAAGGGATTGCCAGGTGAACAGGGACCACCCGGTCCAGCCGGCCCACCTGGTGAAAGAGGTGAACCCGGCAGACCCGGTTTACCGGGACCTCCGGGACCGAGCGGTGCTGCCAGTGCTATTAGCGCGGCCACCTACAGCACCGTACCCAAGATTGCGTTTTACGCAGGGCTGAAAAAACAGCACGAGGGTTACGAAGTACTCAAGTTTGACGACGTGGTGACCAACCTGGGAAACCACTATGACCCGACCACTGGAAAGTTCACGTGTTCCATCCCTGGGATTTATTTCTTCGCTTACCACGTCCTGATGCGCGGAGGGGACGGCACAAGCATGTGGGCTGATCTGTGCAAAAACAATCAGGTAAAACAAACGGCACGTAGAAGCAAAGATTTAAAGCAAACTCTGCAGTTCCACGAGGTTTCCATTGTTAGGCGTGCGTGTCCACAGTATCTGACTTTAATTTAACACGTCACATTTTGTTAGGTACATTTGATACATCTCTGGACTATCTACAAGTTAGCAGCCATATATATcctaatataaaaacatttaaaagttcTCGACAGCAACTGAACTAATGTAAAAGCCTATTGATAGACCTGCAGTATGCAAATAAGAGGTGAACAAGCGTGCTGTCAGCCAATCTAACAGAGAAACAGTGGAACTAAACGAAGTGGAGTCTGTGGTTTTTGGTGAAACCGCAAGGCAGTGATGCTTAGACTGAGCAATGCATTTCTACGAGAGGCAAAATACAGTGTTGGCCACCTAataggacagaagagaagatgaCACTAAGTAATATTTATACTAAGTGCAATGGTTAGAGAAACAATAAAGAATCCGACAGGATCTTTGTACAGCTTCTCTTTGAAATGCTTTTTGACTGATTAAATGAGAACAAGAGTGTTTTTTATCATCCAGTAGCCACATATATTTAGGAGTACAAACAAACCCACACAACTTTACCAGTGTACTTTATAATGATATTTAGACAAGTCTAATCTTCAAACTGGCTAGTGAGTTCTATTCCAAACAATAGAGTGCCATGGTATTTGTGCATTTGATTAATTTTAGCTGTTTAGGTAGTAAGATATGTAACCGTAGTTTGTTTAAACCTCTACATGTTAGCAAAATAAATCACTAAAGAATATACATAACAATAGATTTTGCACTCACTGTCCAACATCTCAAGTAATATGGATTCCAAATCCACGGCCTGAATAAaggaaataagaaagaaaaatgaaatatacgACAATAATTTACCCCAAAAGTACATCACATAAAGGTATTTTATgatacaa is a genomic window of Astatotilapia calliptera chromosome 9, fAstCal1.2, whole genome shotgun sequence containing:
- the c1ql3a gene encoding complement C1q-like protein 3, with translation MVLVLVILIPVLVSSAGTAAHYEMLGTCRMVCDPYGTKSPTSTATADTVRDNSLMQSLPTFIQGPKGEPGRPGKVGPKGLPGEQGPPGPAGPPGERGEPGRPGLPGPPGPSGAASAISAATYSTVPKIAFYAGLKKQHEGYEVLKFDDVVTNLGNHYDPTTGKFTCSIPGIYFFAYHVLMRGGDGTSMWADLCKNNQVRASAIAQDADQNYDYASNSAVLHLEPGDEVYIKLDGGKAHGGNNNKYSTFSGFIIYAD